Proteins encoded by one window of Marixanthomonas sp. SCSIO 43207:
- a CDS encoding type ISP restriction/modification enzyme — MIREYIEKVNQRYKLGNATEHTFRGDLQLLIEQINPKISATNEPKRQACGAPDYVITKGQIPVGYIEAKDVGDPDLDGKKKNKRQFNRYKDSLDNLIFTDYLDFHFYNQGELTTTIQLAEIVDGKIVPKTENFEHFTALIVDFTTYIGQSIKSSSKLSKMMAGKARMLAQVIENALNSDEETKQNSSLKEQMLAFKEILIHDITPKEFADIYAQTIAYGMFAARLHDPTPENFSRHEAASLIPKTNPFLRKLFQYISGYDIDERIEWIVSDLADIFRATDVNKMLTNYGEARQSQDPIIHFYEDFLAEYDPKLRKSRGVWYTPEPVVDFIVRAVDDILKTEFDLPNGLADNRKTTVKIKTDIPNKNYKSGYKEVDQEVHKVQILDPATGTGTFLAQVITHIYNNRFKKMQGAWSGYVEKDLIPRLNGFEILMASYAMAHLKLDLLLTETGYKPTIDQRFKVYLTNSLEEYHPDTGTLFSGWLSSEANEANHIKRDSPVMVVMGNPPYSVSSTNKGQWIESLIDDYKRGLKERSYNSLSDDYVKFIRYGQHYIDKNGSGILAYISNNSFIDGLIHRQMRKSLLNTFDKIYIINLHGNSRTQEAIPSNIKDENVFDIRQGVSINIFVKNGNKKGSDLGSVFYKEIYGKREYKYNILRETKIIDFSWIEVKNVKPHYYFKPKNFDNKDIYEEGFLLSNLFLEFNPGVESGRDSLFLDYSSSKLEHKIKDVLNSDLLEREKVYREYKIKDTKSFKLKTELEKAIYDPIKIKRISYSPFDIRYSYYDTNILRRPSYNTFEHILSGSMGLIIKRGFSQSDTPPTFIVNKLSDRRGWTRSGMQGAESIAPLYLYSKENETQDIFKTSDGDIKERVPNLDMDIVKKIEEQLELPFAPEGLLTPPELPKKGETIEKARERLEKEGDPFFTPLDLLDYIYGVLHSPTYRETYKEFLKIDFPRVPYPDDKTTFWQLVRLGGELREIHLLESPKVEEFITSYPEDGDNMVTRKLTKTSIGYEGTTETTGKVWINDQQYFDNVPLKAWEFYIGGYQPAQKWLKDRRDRELSYDDILHYQKIIVALTETDRIMKEIDKIELI, encoded by the coding sequence ATGATTAGGGAGTATATCGAAAAAGTAAACCAACGCTACAAGTTGGGGAACGCAACCGAGCATACCTTTCGAGGTGATCTACAACTATTAATAGAACAAATCAATCCTAAAATTTCAGCAACCAACGAGCCTAAAAGACAAGCTTGCGGTGCGCCCGATTATGTAATAACAAAAGGGCAAATTCCAGTTGGCTATATTGAAGCAAAAGATGTAGGTGATCCCGATCTGGACGGTAAAAAGAAAAATAAAAGGCAATTTAATCGCTATAAAGATTCTTTGGATAATTTAATATTCACCGATTATTTAGACTTTCATTTTTACAACCAAGGCGAATTAACGACCACGATACAATTGGCAGAAATTGTTGATGGCAAGATAGTCCCTAAAACAGAAAACTTTGAACACTTTACAGCCCTTATAGTTGATTTTACAACCTACATAGGGCAAAGCATTAAATCTTCGTCCAAACTATCTAAAATGATGGCTGGAAAAGCCCGAATGTTAGCACAAGTAATTGAAAATGCCTTAAACAGCGATGAAGAAACCAAACAAAACAGTTCTTTAAAAGAACAGATGTTAGCCTTTAAGGAAATATTGATCCACGATATTACGCCTAAGGAATTTGCAGACATTTATGCCCAAACCATTGCCTACGGAATGTTTGCAGCTCGCTTGCACGATCCAACACCAGAAAATTTTTCCAGACACGAAGCTGCAAGCTTGATACCTAAAACAAACCCATTTCTACGGAAGTTGTTTCAGTATATTTCCGGTTATGATATTGACGAACGTATTGAATGGATAGTTAGTGATCTTGCTGATATATTTAGAGCAACCGATGTAAATAAAATGCTCACTAATTATGGTGAAGCAAGGCAAAGCCAAGATCCAATTATTCACTTTTACGAAGATTTCTTGGCAGAATACGATCCCAAGTTGCGAAAATCCCGTGGCGTTTGGTACACACCGGAACCAGTAGTAGATTTTATAGTACGTGCTGTAGATGATATTTTAAAAACCGAATTTGATCTTCCCAACGGATTGGCTGATAACCGTAAAACAACCGTTAAGATTAAAACCGATATTCCCAATAAAAATTATAAAAGTGGTTATAAAGAAGTGGATCAAGAAGTACATAAGGTACAAATACTCGATCCAGCGACCGGCACCGGTACTTTTTTGGCGCAAGTTATAACCCATATTTACAACAACCGCTTTAAAAAAATGCAAGGAGCTTGGAGTGGCTATGTAGAAAAAGACTTGATCCCTCGCTTAAATGGTTTTGAAATATTGATGGCTAGTTATGCCATGGCACATTTAAAATTAGATTTGTTGCTTACTGAAACTGGTTATAAACCCACCATAGACCAACGCTTTAAAGTATATCTTACTAATAGCCTAGAAGAATATCATCCCGATACCGGCACCTTATTTAGTGGTTGGTTAAGTAGTGAAGCAAATGAAGCTAACCATATTAAACGGGATTCACCCGTGATGGTGGTGATGGGGAATCCACCTTACTCTGTTAGTAGTACAAATAAAGGTCAGTGGATTGAATCTTTAATTGACGATTATAAACGAGGCTTAAAGGAAAGAAGTTATAACTCCTTGTCAGATGATTATGTGAAATTTATAAGATATGGACAACATTATATAGATAAAAATGGAAGTGGAATTTTAGCATATATTTCAAATAATAGTTTTATCGATGGACTTATACATCGCCAAATGCGTAAAAGTCTACTAAACACTTTTGACAAAATCTATATAATTAATTTACACGGTAATAGTCGAACACAAGAAGCAATACCATCAAACATTAAAGATGAAAATGTATTTGATATTAGGCAAGGTGTTTCGATTAATATTTTTGTAAAAAACGGAAATAAAAAAGGATCAGATTTGGGATCAGTTTTTTATAAAGAAATTTATGGTAAAAGAGAATACAAATATAATATTTTAAGAGAAACGAAAATTATAGATTTTTCTTGGATAGAAGTTAAAAATGTTAAACCTCACTACTATTTTAAACCAAAAAACTTTGATAATAAAGATATTTATGAAGAAGGTTTTTTGCTGTCTAACCTTTTTCTAGAATTTAACCCGGGAGTTGAAAGTGGGCGTGATAGTTTATTCCTTGATTACTCTTCCAGTAAACTAGAACATAAAATAAAAGACGTTTTAAATTCAGACTTATTGGAAAGAGAAAAGGTATATAGGGAATATAAAATAAAAGACACAAAAAGCTTTAAATTAAAGACAGAATTAGAAAAGGCTATATATGATCCTATTAAAATAAAAAGAATTAGTTATAGTCCATTTGATATAAGGTATTCTTATTACGACACGAATATTTTACGAAGACCAAGTTATAACACATTTGAACATATATTATCTGGAAGTATGGGGTTAATAATAAAAAGAGGGTTTAGTCAAAGTGATACACCACCAACTTTCATAGTAAATAAATTATCAGACCGCAGAGGGTGGACTCGATCTGGTATGCAGGGAGCCGAAAGTATCGCTCCATTATATCTTTATTCTAAGGAAAACGAAACCCAAGATATTTTTAAAACCTCAGATGGCGATATAAAAGAACGTGTTCCCAATCTCGATATGGATATCGTAAAAAAGATTGAAGAACAACTCGAACTACCTTTTGCCCCGGAAGGTTTACTTACCCCGCCAGAGTTACCAAAAAAAGGCGAAACTATTGAAAAAGCAAGAGAACGTCTGGAAAAAGAAGGCGACCCGTTTTTTACTCCGCTGGATTTGCTCGATTATATTTATGGCGTGTTACATTCACCAACCTACCGGGAAACCTATAAAGAGTTTTTAAAAATAGATTTCCCAAGAGTACCATACCCAGATGATAAAACAACCTTTTGGCAACTAGTTAGGTTGGGCGGTGAGTTGCGTGAAATACACCTATTAGAAAGCCCAAAAGTAGAAGAGTTTATAACCAGTTACCCCGAAGATGGTGATAATATGGTTACAAGAAAGCTTACAAAAACCTCCATAGGATATGAAGGAACCACCGAAACAACCGGCAAGGTTTGGATCAACGACCAACAATATTTTGACAATGTACCCTTAAAAGCTTGGGAGTTTTACATAGGTGGCTACCAACCCGCTCAAAAATGGTTAAAAGATAGAAGGGATCGAGAGTTGAGCTATGATGATATTCTACACTATCAAAAAATAATTGTCGCCCTCACAGAGACCGATCGCATTATGAAAGAAATTGATAAAATTGAACTTATATAA
- a CDS encoding ABC transporter substrate-binding protein, translated as MTKYTKFLGLIAIALFLIACNGNKTETNTTESKYDKIIESGKIKVGYISYPPSFIVGADGNKSGIFYEVMEKIGENLGLEIVYQEEVTWDGMIESVKQGKIDMVVTGIWPTSQRGKHVDFAKPLFYSVVKAYTAYGNDKFDNNLDAINSSDVIISTIDGEMTSIIANFDFPKAKQQAVTQLTGVSQTLLEIKSKKADVTFVEPAIALEFASKNPNSIQEVKGVEPLRVFPNSMLLPKGSVKLRTTLNIAIEELQNNGFVDKVIAKYEKYPNSYYKVQSPYKSNN; from the coding sequence ATGACCAAATACACAAAATTTTTAGGACTAATAGCTATAGCATTATTTCTAATAGCCTGTAACGGAAATAAAACCGAAACAAATACTACCGAATCCAAGTATGACAAAATCATAGAAAGCGGAAAAATAAAGGTTGGTTACATTTCTTATCCACCAAGTTTTATAGTTGGTGCAGACGGAAATAAATCTGGAATATTCTATGAGGTTATGGAAAAAATTGGAGAGAATTTGGGTCTTGAAATTGTCTATCAAGAAGAAGTAACTTGGGATGGAATGATAGAATCTGTAAAGCAAGGGAAAATTGATATGGTTGTTACAGGTATTTGGCCTACAAGTCAAAGAGGTAAACACGTAGATTTTGCAAAACCTCTTTTTTATAGTGTTGTGAAAGCATATACTGCATATGGAAATGATAAGTTTGATAACAACCTTGACGCAATTAACTCTTCTGATGTTATAATCTCTACAATTGATGGAGAAATGACCTCAATAATCGCAAATTTTGATTTTCCAAAAGCAAAACAACAAGCAGTAACACAACTTACAGGCGTTTCTCAAACATTGTTGGAGATTAAATCTAAAAAAGCAGATGTTACTTTTGTCGAACCTGCAATTGCATTAGAGTTTGCGAGTAAAAATCCAAATTCAATTCAAGAAGTTAAAGGAGTCGAACCGTTAAGAGTATTTCCAAATTCAATGCTATTGCCTAAAGGTTCAGTTAAATTAAGAACTACACTTAATATTGCAATTGAAGAACTTCAAAATAATGGGTTTGTAGATAAGGTAATTGCCAAATATGAAAAATATCCAAATTCTTATTATAAAGTACAATCACCTTATAAATCTAACAATTAA
- a CDS encoding ABC transporter permease subunit, protein MFETTFDLIVKYKEAFAGGLLVTTKLALISWFLGITIGAFIGVVSSKNKKIIGIPFQIISIVITSVPILVFLFWLHYPAQSILNVGVQPFYTATFMLTIINIIAVSEIVKNGILNLPKQYLEVAKLSGLSKKKQILKIEFPLIIRHILPSILMAQVNILHMSLFASLISVNEIFRVSQRVISLEYKPVEIYMALGIFFLLISLPINLIALYFKKKYIRDISER, encoded by the coding sequence ATGTTTGAAACTACTTTTGACTTAATTGTTAAATATAAAGAAGCATTTGCAGGCGGACTATTAGTTACTACTAAACTTGCCTTAATCTCTTGGTTTTTAGGAATTACTATTGGTGCTTTTATTGGTGTGGTATCTTCTAAAAACAAAAAAATCATAGGAATACCATTTCAAATTATTTCAATTGTAATTACAAGTGTACCAATATTAGTATTTCTCTTTTGGTTACATTATCCCGCACAAAGTATTTTAAATGTTGGCGTTCAACCATTTTATACGGCAACTTTTATGCTGACAATAATTAATATTATCGCAGTTTCTGAAATTGTGAAAAATGGCATTTTGAATTTACCAAAACAATATTTAGAAGTTGCAAAATTATCTGGTTTGAGTAAAAAAAAGCAGATATTAAAAATTGAGTTTCCGCTAATTATTCGTCATATTTTACCTTCAATTTTAATGGCACAAGTAAACATTTTGCATATGTCATTATTCGCAAGTTTGATTTCAGTAAATGAGATATTTAGAGTTTCTCAAAGAGTAATTTCATTGGAGTATAAACCAGTAGAAATTTATATGGCACTTGGCATTTTCTTTTTGCTGATTTCCTTACCAATCAATTTAATCGCATTGTACTTCAAGAAAAAATATATTAGAGACATTTCCGAAAGATGA